A window of Leptospira fainei serovar Hurstbridge str. BUT 6 contains these coding sequences:
- a CDS encoding LIC_11959 family protein has product MATHRGIRTIAIFLVIALAFTFRIASEPAGNTYRGTISLDEPRSLDMKESLSDSSPNFPEKLKLFFQGLAGNYAVFYDWNGHTFYFKYRENKFDRRLRKYASRLSGGAPYEVTGDYLGVFVFENKVIRRFKKKGEDTLTDRKEKHSIPVFQLKEYKELILEEILL; this is encoded by the coding sequence ATGGCTACGCATCGCGGAATTCGGACGATCGCGATATTCCTTGTAATCGCACTAGCATTCACCTTCCGCATAGCCTCAGAGCCGGCCGGCAATACATATCGGGGAACGATCTCTCTCGATGAACCTCGATCTCTTGATATGAAGGAAAGTTTGAGCGATTCTTCTCCGAACTTTCCTGAAAAGTTGAAACTTTTCTTTCAAGGTTTAGCGGGAAACTATGCGGTCTTCTACGACTGGAACGGACATACTTTCTATTTTAAGTATCGCGAAAATAAATTCGACCGGAGACTGCGAAAATACGCTTCTCGGCTTTCCGGCGGCGCCCCATACGAAGTCACGGGGGATTATTTAGGCGTTTTCGTTTTTGAAAACAAAGTCATCCGCCGTTTCAAAAAGAAAGGCGAAGATACTTTAACCGATCGGAAAGAAAAACATTCGATTCCGGTCTTCCAGTTGAAAGAATATAAGGAACTCATCCTCGAGGAAATTTTACTTTGA
- a CDS encoding 6-hydroxymethylpterin diphosphokinase MptE-like protein, protein MNTRILCLEPFAEFESLVGEFVRLEIGSIPILYDWNQFRKLPASSWIPQGIRSIKVFLHPTYARKFPEISQEILSFLQNVRVLDQNQIAKDTYERLWIHNFFRHAKRFQENPFSFRIIGKKLPIRKNQVGCFIGASPNLEFEKDWLEKNRTKVYMLASDTSLGFLLQCNILPDAILSIDSGRGTGFHFPENTPNHLPIITWFGGSTRVFDLPNPKILYVSTHPLDQLARMSFFPEAPILENPTLNIAGMAVSVLEALGFESCIVKGFDFSRTGGKTHCRGSGYERYDRLFLTRKKSLFFERYSPNARWIRRTSVLDIWKQWSPLTLLEELPKDISISWDWKNSLSEISSEFPQTGSFWRNASASLSEFPPRIRSILMRESRILE, encoded by the coding sequence ATGAATACCCGGATTCTATGCTTGGAGCCCTTTGCAGAGTTTGAGTCTCTCGTAGGTGAATTCGTACGTCTAGAAATCGGTTCGATTCCAATCTTGTATGATTGGAATCAATTTCGAAAGCTCCCCGCCTCTAGTTGGATTCCGCAAGGAATCCGTTCTATCAAGGTGTTTCTACATCCGACATATGCCCGAAAGTTTCCGGAAATATCGCAGGAGATTCTCTCGTTTCTGCAAAATGTGAGAGTTCTAGACCAAAACCAAATCGCAAAAGATACGTATGAGAGACTCTGGATACATAATTTCTTTCGTCATGCAAAACGATTCCAAGAAAACCCGTTCTCATTTCGAATCATTGGCAAAAAACTTCCGATTCGTAAAAATCAAGTCGGATGCTTTATCGGGGCTTCTCCAAATCTGGAATTTGAGAAAGATTGGTTAGAAAAAAACCGGACCAAAGTCTATATGCTTGCCTCGGATACAAGCTTAGGCTTCCTGCTTCAATGTAATATTCTGCCGGACGCCATTCTATCTATAGACAGCGGACGAGGAACGGGATTCCATTTTCCGGAAAATACTCCGAATCATCTTCCTATCATTACCTGGTTCGGTGGATCGACAAGAGTCTTCGATCTTCCCAACCCCAAGATTTTATACGTTTCTACCCACCCTCTCGACCAACTGGCTCGTATGTCTTTTTTTCCGGAGGCGCCGATACTGGAAAATCCCACTCTCAATATAGCTGGAATGGCAGTTTCTGTCTTGGAGGCGTTAGGATTTGAATCCTGCATCGTTAAAGGTTTTGATTTTTCCCGGACGGGAGGAAAAACGCATTGTAGGGGAAGCGGTTATGAAAGATACGATCGTCTCTTTCTAACTCGGAAGAAGAGTCTCTTTTTTGAACGGTATTCTCCAAATGCGCGTTGGATACGAAGAACGAGTGTACTTGATATCTGGAAACAATGGAGTCCTTTGACTTTATTAGAAGAACTGCCGAAAGATATTTCCATTTCCTGGGACTGGAAGAATTCGTTATCGGAAATTTCTTCCGAATTTCCCCAAACCGGAAGTTTTTGGAGAAACGCCAGCGCGTCTCTAAGCGAATTTCCTCCGAGAATTCGTTCTATCTTAATGAGAGAAAGTCGAATTCTTGAGTAA
- a CDS encoding alpha/beta hydrolase yields MDQTTARKVSPKPRRKGSTYVVSPDDIYIFPVSEPTSVFLQKVWNSFVNKMVAMTLPNGKPVFQYSIFESIQGKNLKIVASATHFKMKEVANRVGLQSIDEFIRNTIPISIQDPANISARYLREAILSVEKKARPEVYFHNLQDVRIHPNLKKLLTETMNYAAGIPLFVKGFPIGMLWGIRRDNMTEEQEEEVRQQLYCLYDVVDFVISREMGPKGDPYYARKNIEKSDLNSRAKNLFYTRGYGQNDPVTTIIFDSHTYQRSYRLDASYIIPSGDGFSVSLKRFEPKDRNETGKNLLLIPGFFCRRSVMDKVARELSLKHGYRVFSMDMRGRSRRTLPPFGIREGWTVDDFIQEDFPAVLNWLTENFPNEQTVVLGHSMGGMIPRFYSAAYEEIVKKKRNPIVPLPRPEDAIAGIVSITSPNFIRLQAQIPGLDVLKMGLKLVPSKSISDFLFDLTSFSLQTTLPTVDLNKFFKFLLGLHSSLRAVSFDLHTKVVNLRDFVGYRQISPPEWYFLIEDIFCEESTKVVLQFLRSQLSQDHSFLSYDGNLDYTALQKNLSIPLLSILGSLDKVVPSETIKADLDALPHEKNRILSYEQGHLGIVFHMPVVREMCAEIDSWIRGLDST; encoded by the coding sequence ATGGACCAGACCACCGCCCGAAAGGTCAGCCCCAAGCCTCGTCGGAAAGGCAGCACTTACGTTGTCAGTCCGGATGATATTTATATCTTTCCGGTATCCGAACCCACGAGTGTTTTTTTACAGAAAGTTTGGAATTCCTTTGTAAATAAAATGGTCGCGATGACCTTGCCGAACGGCAAACCCGTATTTCAATATTCGATTTTCGAATCCATTCAGGGAAAAAATCTTAAGATCGTCGCTTCCGCAACTCATTTTAAAATGAAGGAAGTCGCCAACCGAGTCGGTCTTCAAAGCATCGACGAGTTTATACGAAATACGATTCCGATTTCGATTCAGGATCCGGCAAATATTTCCGCGCGTTATCTTAGGGAAGCGATTCTTTCCGTGGAAAAGAAAGCCAGACCGGAAGTATACTTTCATAATTTACAAGACGTACGAATCCACCCGAATCTAAAAAAGCTTCTTACAGAGACCATGAATTATGCTGCTGGCATCCCGTTATTTGTGAAGGGATTTCCGATCGGTATGCTTTGGGGAATTCGTCGGGACAATATGACGGAGGAGCAGGAAGAAGAAGTTCGCCAGCAACTCTATTGTCTGTATGACGTGGTGGATTTCGTAATCTCCAGGGAAATGGGTCCGAAAGGAGACCCTTACTATGCTCGAAAGAATATTGAAAAATCGGATCTAAATTCTCGCGCCAAAAATCTTTTTTATACTCGCGGATACGGACAGAATGATCCAGTAACTACCATCATATTCGATTCCCACACATACCAAAGATCCTATCGCCTAGACGCGAGTTATATCATCCCGTCGGGAGACGGCTTCTCCGTCAGTTTAAAGAGATTCGAACCGAAAGACAGAAATGAAACCGGAAAAAACCTACTCTTGATTCCGGGATTTTTCTGTCGTCGTTCGGTCATGGATAAGGTAGCCAGAGAATTATCTCTCAAACATGGATACCGCGTTTTTTCCATGGATATGCGAGGACGATCGCGTAGAACGCTCCCGCCGTTCGGAATTCGAGAAGGCTGGACAGTCGATGATTTTATCCAAGAGGATTTTCCTGCCGTTTTAAATTGGCTGACGGAGAATTTTCCGAATGAACAAACCGTCGTTTTAGGTCATAGTATGGGCGGGATGATTCCTCGATTCTACTCCGCCGCGTACGAAGAGATCGTCAAAAAAAAGCGCAATCCCATCGTTCCTCTGCCAAGGCCGGAAGATGCAATTGCGGGAATCGTATCGATTACCTCTCCGAATTTCATTCGACTCCAAGCCCAAATTCCCGGCTTGGATGTTCTAAAAATGGGTTTGAAGCTTGTCCCATCCAAGTCGATCTCCGATTTTCTTTTTGACCTGACTTCCTTTTCCCTGCAAACGACTCTTCCTACGGTCGATCTAAACAAATTCTTTAAATTTCTGTTGGGATTGCACTCTTCTCTTCGAGCAGTTTCCTTCGATCTACATACGAAAGTGGTAAATCTCAGGGATTTCGTAGGCTACCGACAAATTTCTCCTCCGGAATGGTATTTTCTGATCGAAGATATTTTCTGTGAAGAATCAACCAAAGTCGTTTTACAATTTCTTCGTTCTCAACTCAGCCAGGACCATTCCTTTCTATCTTACGACGGAAATTTGGACTACACCGCCCTGCAAAAGAATTTAAGTATTCCTCTACTCTCCATTCTAGGTTCTCTGGACAAAGTAGTTCCGAGCGAAACGATCAAAGCGGATCTCGACGCGTTGCCTCATGAAAAAAACCGAATTCTCTCGTATGAACAAGGTCATTTGGGAATCGTTTTCCATATGCCCGTAGTCCGAGAAATGTGTGCGGAAATTGATTCCTGGATTCGCGGATTAGACTCGACCTGA
- a CDS encoding type 1 glutamine amidotransferase encodes MRCLIVRFKDCEGPGTLLDSLKARNYRITYHNAYDSNIRILPDAHQVFDLVVLLGGPQTVHDPAQSDFFRPWLDFAYNLTQMESRKVIGICLGSQILAKALGAKVSVGTKGPEVGFSDLKIVNPSHPALARLAGKFMIPAFHLHEDVFELPNGSELLLEGTMYQNQMFAWKNRVFGIQCHLEVTAPMLEIWKMVHSEFIQKAGWIPGPETGQIRSQMEEAGRALFEGILDI; translated from the coding sequence ATGAGATGTTTGATCGTACGATTCAAGGACTGTGAAGGACCAGGAACCCTCTTGGATTCCTTAAAGGCTCGTAATTATAGGATAACGTATCATAACGCGTACGATTCCAATATTCGAATTCTGCCGGATGCGCACCAGGTTTTTGATTTAGTTGTATTACTCGGTGGACCGCAAACGGTACACGATCCGGCTCAATCGGATTTCTTTAGACCTTGGCTGGATTTTGCCTATAACCTGACTCAAATGGAATCCCGAAAAGTCATCGGAATTTGTCTTGGATCTCAGATCCTGGCGAAAGCCTTAGGTGCAAAGGTATCTGTCGGAACAAAGGGACCGGAAGTCGGGTTTTCGGATCTAAAAATCGTAAATCCATCGCATCCTGCGCTCGCTAGACTTGCAGGAAAATTCATGATTCCGGCATTTCACTTACACGAAGATGTATTCGAATTGCCGAACGGTTCGGAACTGCTTCTGGAAGGAACAATGTATCAGAATCAAATGTTCGCCTGGAAGAATCGGGTATTCGGAATCCAATGCCATTTAGAAGTGACTGCTCCCATGCTGGAAATTTGGAAAATGGTGCACAGTGAATTCATACAAAAAGCAGGCTGGATTCCTGGACCGGAAACGGGCCAAATTAGGTCTCAAATGGAAGAGGCTGGGCGTGCGCTTTTTGAAGGAATCTTGGATATTTAG
- a CDS encoding phasin-related domain-containing protein, with amino-acid sequence MEKILMDILNAGIAAFQSGESKLKQSLADLEKLYEELRSKGSQDQSEQANRFRDLVQKTVFDAQSKLQNANAETKEIYQQLKENFEKISLQVNDLLPEDLKAKAKSAIDELSKLTKKR; translated from the coding sequence ATGGAAAAGATTTTAATGGATATCTTGAACGCAGGAATTGCCGCTTTCCAGTCGGGTGAGAGCAAGCTAAAGCAATCCCTCGCCGATCTAGAAAAGCTTTACGAAGAACTGCGTTCGAAAGGCTCTCAGGACCAATCCGAGCAAGCGAATCGATTTAGAGATCTGGTCCAAAAAACCGTTTTCGACGCCCAATCAAAACTGCAAAATGCGAACGCCGAAACGAAAGAGATTTACCAGCAGCTAAAGGAAAACTTTGAAAAAATTTCCCTGCAGGTAAACGATTTGCTTCCGGAAGATTTAAAAGCCAAAGCAAAATCGGCGATCGACGAACTTAGCAAATTAACAAAAAAACGGTAA
- a CDS encoding bifunctional nuclease domain-containing protein — protein sequence MDLIEANIYNISLTNVGFAVFLKAKDDSDQRVVPIFIGPLETHSITSVLEGTKPPRPMTHDLMTILLTTLGVQIVKIAIEEIIDNTFYAKITLRKDEELIVLDARPSDSIALALRASAPIYLAKKVIEEAGIVMKDDEIPGETIGKEKISQLPKSQLEILQDSLDNALKAEDYETAAKIRDQIRKMLENPS from the coding sequence ATGGATTTAATAGAAGCGAACATTTACAATATTTCCCTAACCAACGTCGGATTCGCGGTATTCCTGAAAGCAAAAGACGACTCCGATCAAAGGGTCGTACCTATTTTCATCGGCCCCCTTGAAACGCATTCGATCACTTCCGTTTTAGAAGGGACCAAACCTCCCCGACCAATGACTCACGATTTAATGACGATTTTACTCACGACGCTCGGCGTACAGATAGTTAAGATCGCCATAGAGGAAATTATCGATAATACGTTCTACGCTAAGATTACTTTGCGGAAAGACGAAGAGTTGATCGTATTGGATGCGAGGCCTAGCGATTCGATAGCGCTTGCTCTCCGTGCAAGCGCTCCTATCTACCTCGCGAAGAAAGTCATCGAAGAAGCGGGAATCGTTATGAAAGACGACGAGATCCCCGGTGAAACGATCGGTAAGGAAAAGATTTCTCAGCTTCCGAAATCGCAGCTCGAAATTTTACAGGATTCTCTGGATAACGCATTGAAGGCGGAAGATTACGAAACTGCCGCTAAAATTCGGGATCAAATTCGTAAAATGTTGGAAAATCCATCCTAA
- a CDS encoding HEAT repeat domain-containing protein, with amino-acid sequence MNSTAESRNLKKKIENSSKQETNIPPLQLGIIRIHFWKRALITLFATVLLSSSQMEAGPKEPTKPKYTAEQIRKKKEVLLQILKYGTTKERAGALRELEDFPKDESGELYDQVGIILAKDPDWSMRIYALRISSILGLSKFEDKIVALVQYEQPDVQKEAVYAVKKLKFKSAIPSLTDLLKAQDFTKNSNLTVSLIDALAEFPEADEAFRVLEARFQEKFNDPELRAQTALYFGKVKNKSVENLLITTFKDDKEPITLRAYCVNALGKMKSTAAIAPMTELLNKIRNLKSKNDIQDYQALKIHTITALVSLGDKDIIEELYSFARDDDAVVRLRAIKHLAETEDPAVIEILEYKAQRDPSEKVKRAAQAALDQLRKKISPDFVPPAKSGDATTKPKTESLKTDSKAKEDASKMEGNKSSKASKPDKKVVPFADEESEELEDP; translated from the coding sequence ATGAACTCAACCGCAGAATCAAGGAACTTGAAGAAGAAAATCGAAAACTCCAGCAAACAGGAGACTAATATACCTCCCCTTCAACTCGGAATCATCCGTATTCATTTCTGGAAGCGTGCCCTTATAACGCTATTTGCGACCGTATTACTTAGCTCCTCTCAAATGGAAGCCGGGCCGAAGGAACCGACGAAGCCGAAATATACGGCGGAACAAATTCGAAAGAAGAAAGAAGTACTCCTGCAAATTCTGAAGTACGGAACCACGAAAGAGCGTGCAGGCGCGCTAAGAGAGCTTGAAGATTTTCCGAAGGATGAATCCGGCGAACTTTACGACCAAGTCGGAATTATTCTGGCAAAAGATCCGGATTGGTCGATGCGTATCTATGCCTTAAGAATCTCGAGCATTTTGGGTCTAAGTAAATTCGAGGATAAGATCGTCGCACTCGTTCAATACGAACAACCCGACGTCCAGAAAGAAGCCGTCTATGCGGTCAAAAAACTAAAGTTCAAATCCGCAATCCCCTCGTTAACCGATCTGCTCAAGGCTCAGGATTTTACGAAAAATTCGAATCTTACCGTTTCTTTAATCGATGCTTTGGCCGAATTCCCGGAAGCGGACGAGGCATTTCGCGTTTTAGAAGCGAGATTTCAGGAGAAATTCAACGATCCGGAATTGAGAGCTCAAACTGCATTATATTTCGGTAAAGTAAAGAATAAATCCGTCGAGAACCTCCTGATTACGACCTTCAAGGACGACAAAGAACCGATCACTTTACGCGCCTATTGCGTGAATGCCTTAGGTAAGATGAAATCGACCGCCGCAATCGCTCCGATGACGGAATTACTCAATAAAATTCGGAATTTAAAATCCAAAAACGATATTCAGGACTACCAAGCATTAAAGATTCATACGATCACCGCCTTAGTTTCGTTAGGCGATAAAGATATCATCGAAGAGCTTTATTCTTTCGCAAGAGACGATGATGCAGTCGTTCGATTAAGAGCGATCAAACACCTGGCGGAAACGGAAGACCCGGCAGTCATAGAAATTTTGGAATACAAAGCGCAAAGGGATCCGAGCGAAAAAGTAAAAAGGGCAGCTCAGGCCGCCTTGGATCAGCTTCGTAAAAAGATTTCTCCGGATTTCGTCCCACCTGCAAAGTCGGGAGATGCAACGACAAAACCTAAAACCGAATCTTTGAAAACGGATTCTAAAGCTAAGGAAGATGCTTCGAAAATGGAAGGAAACAAATCTTCTAAAGCTTCGAAACCCGATAAGAAAGTCGTTCCTTTTGCCGATGAGGAGTCGGAAGAATTAGAGGATCCTTAA
- a CDS encoding TlpA family protein disulfide reductase: MDSQANPDSRLNFSRFTAGIFFRLSFLLFLVGSATCAPSEQSNLGVQSFEGLTLDGQTIRLSDIQAERIALNVYGPNCVPCIKEVPVLNYLYKDLASNPKIKLYMVVDPTVFVDSPEKMTEEQIIKEANIQMREEIRKYGIKLPVLIMKKPFRISRNDGLVTGTPETLLFKTKPLVLYYNFIGPISEESDILAIPKDRKVIFFKRMAGSV; the protein is encoded by the coding sequence ATGGATTCTCAGGCAAACCCCGATTCCAGGCTTAATTTCTCTCGCTTTACAGCAGGGATTTTCTTCCGCCTTTCTTTCCTACTCTTTTTGGTCGGTAGTGCGACCTGTGCCCCCTCCGAACAATCCAATCTAGGCGTGCAGTCCTTCGAAGGTTTAACGTTAGACGGACAGACAATTCGCTTATCGGATATTCAAGCCGAGCGAATCGCTTTGAACGTTTACGGTCCGAACTGCGTACCTTGCATTAAAGAGGTTCCCGTTTTGAATTATTTGTATAAGGACCTAGCATCGAATCCTAAAATCAAGTTGTACATGGTCGTAGATCCGACCGTGTTTGTGGACTCTCCGGAGAAAATGACGGAAGAGCAAATCATAAAGGAAGCGAATATTCAAATGAGGGAAGAGATCCGTAAATACGGCATAAAGCTTCCGGTTTTGATTATGAAAAAGCCTTTCCGAATTTCTAGAAACGATGGATTGGTAACGGGAACTCCCGAAACCTTATTATTCAAAACTAAACCGCTCGTACTATATTATAATTTTATCGGGCCAATCAGTGAAGAATCGGACATACTTGCGATACCGAAAGATAGAAAGGTAATTTTCTTTAAGCGAATGGCGGGATCAGTATGA
- the secA gene encoding preprotein translocase subunit SecA, with product MIQKVLKVLFGSKYERDLKRLIPIVQKINEWEESIHSFSDSELSAQTQKFRERLSQGETLDDLLPEAFATVRETSLRKLGMRHFDVQMMGGIALHWGNIAEMKTGEGKTLTSTLAVYLNALAGNGVHVVTVNDYLARRDAMWMKPIYDFLELKVGIIQHDMDHDDRQKAYAADITYGTNNEYGFDYLRDNMVTHIDHKVQRGHFFAIVDEVDSILIDEARTPLIISGPSDESTDKYLRIDKIIPKLIEGEDYEKDEKAKNTLLTEKGVAHVEQILGIENLYAPQNVDLVHHVHQALKAHKIFQRDVDYVVQSGEVIIVDEFTGRLMAGRRYSDGLHQALEAKEGVPIARESQTLASITFQNYFRLYEKLSGMTGTADTEAEEFHKIYNLDVIVIPPNVTVQRKDFADRVYRTEKEKFTAILSEIKECQSRKQPVLVGTISIEKSEVLSRLLTQSGITHNVLNAKFHEKEAEIIANAGKPGAVTIATNMAGRGTDIVLGGAQLFKENLETWSDSDPVITEFREATLRANFEKAEALLSKLDSQNKKNRANEILTSAKIWKKNHDEVLEAGGLHILGTERHEARRIDNQLRGRSGRQGDPGSSRFYLSLQDDLMRIFGSDRISGIMERLKMPEGQEIEHTMVSNAIARAQKRVEGHNFDIRKHLLEYDDVMNRQRIVIYKMRNEVLDGGDVTGLVKGFLDEIIESQIIVTCEGGNPEGWEWETLKEWFLGLGLPWEIDVDSVKKSKNAQLFLFDSLNEIAQKFYQDKADRIGGEVWKVLERNIFLDILDHRWKEHLYAMDHLREGIWTVGYGEKNPLVEYKLQGFRLFDQAIENMKYEIVSFLIRVEVTEKTQLPEEKKEYRKVGEELTGGFQELQGNKPKRSNSSAEPLPVASGGGSSERKTSRRKRK from the coding sequence ATGATACAGAAAGTTCTAAAGGTTCTCTTTGGAAGCAAATACGAGAGAGATCTAAAACGACTTATTCCGATCGTTCAGAAAATCAACGAATGGGAAGAGTCGATTCATTCTTTCAGCGATTCCGAACTGTCTGCCCAAACCCAAAAGTTTCGGGAGCGTCTATCTCAAGGAGAAACATTAGACGACCTTCTGCCGGAAGCGTTCGCCACTGTTCGGGAGACTTCCTTGCGCAAACTCGGCATGAGACATTTCGACGTCCAGATGATGGGGGGAATTGCCCTCCATTGGGGAAATATCGCCGAAATGAAAACCGGGGAAGGAAAAACTCTTACTTCGACGCTCGCCGTTTACTTAAATGCCCTCGCCGGGAACGGGGTTCATGTCGTTACGGTAAACGATTACTTAGCGAGACGGGATGCCATGTGGATGAAACCTATTTATGACTTTCTAGAGCTGAAAGTCGGGATCATTCAGCATGATATGGATCATGATGACAGGCAGAAAGCGTATGCAGCCGATATCACGTACGGAACGAATAACGAATACGGGTTCGATTATCTACGGGACAATATGGTGACTCATATCGATCATAAAGTTCAAAGAGGACACTTCTTTGCGATCGTGGACGAGGTTGACTCGATTTTGATCGACGAAGCTAGAACGCCTTTGATAATTTCGGGTCCCTCGGACGAATCAACGGACAAGTATCTTCGCATAGATAAAATCATCCCCAAGCTGATCGAAGGGGAAGACTATGAGAAGGATGAGAAAGCAAAAAACACTCTTTTAACGGAGAAGGGAGTCGCCCATGTCGAGCAGATTCTTGGAATCGAAAACCTATATGCTCCGCAAAACGTAGACCTAGTACATCACGTTCATCAGGCTCTAAAGGCCCATAAGATTTTCCAAAGAGATGTGGATTATGTGGTTCAAAGCGGCGAAGTGATTATCGTGGACGAGTTTACGGGTCGTCTCATGGCGGGTAGACGTTACTCCGACGGTCTTCACCAAGCGTTGGAAGCTAAGGAAGGCGTTCCTATCGCTCGGGAATCCCAGACTTTGGCGAGCATCACATTCCAAAATTATTTTCGATTGTACGAAAAACTTTCCGGTATGACCGGAACGGCAGATACGGAAGCGGAAGAATTTCATAAGATTTATAATCTCGACGTAATCGTAATTCCGCCTAACGTTACCGTTCAGAGAAAGGACTTTGCAGACCGGGTCTATAGAACGGAAAAAGAAAAATTCACCGCTATCCTGAGCGAAATCAAGGAATGTCAATCCAGAAAGCAGCCGGTTCTGGTCGGAACCATTTCCATCGAAAAATCCGAAGTGCTTTCTCGTCTTCTGACTCAGTCCGGAATTACGCATAACGTTTTAAACGCGAAGTTCCATGAAAAGGAAGCCGAGATCATCGCAAATGCTGGAAAACCGGGAGCGGTCACGATCGCCACGAATATGGCCGGTCGAGGCACCGACATCGTCTTAGGCGGGGCACAGCTCTTTAAGGAAAATTTAGAGACTTGGAGCGATAGTGATCCCGTAATCACCGAATTTCGGGAAGCCACTCTGCGCGCCAATTTCGAAAAAGCGGAAGCTTTACTGAGTAAACTGGATTCGCAAAATAAGAAAAACAGGGCCAACGAAATTCTAACCTCCGCAAAAATCTGGAAAAAGAATCATGACGAAGTTCTCGAAGCAGGTGGATTACATATTCTAGGAACCGAAAGACACGAGGCTCGTAGGATCGATAATCAGCTGCGCGGGCGCTCGGGAAGACAAGGAGATCCAGGTTCGAGCCGTTTCTACCTTTCTCTCCAAGATGATTTAATGCGAATTTTCGGTTCGGATCGTATTTCGGGTATTATGGAACGCCTGAAAATGCCCGAAGGCCAAGAAATCGAGCATACCATGGTTTCCAACGCGATTGCTAGGGCCCAAAAACGGGTAGAAGGGCATAACTTCGATATTCGTAAGCATCTTCTAGAATACGATGATGTGATGAATCGCCAAAGGATCGTTATCTATAAAATGCGAAACGAGGTTTTGGACGGAGGCGATGTTACCGGATTGGTGAAAGGGTTCCTGGATGAAATCATTGAATCCCAGATCATCGTGACTTGCGAAGGTGGAAATCCCGAAGGCTGGGAATGGGAGACATTAAAGGAATGGTTTCTCGGCTTAGGACTCCCTTGGGAAATCGACGTAGATTCGGTTAAAAAATCCAAAAATGCGCAATTATTCCTATTCGATTCTTTGAACGAGATTGCTCAAAAATTTTACCAAGACAAAGCGGATCGAATCGGAGGCGAAGTCTGGAAAGTTTTGGAAAGGAATATCTTTCTAGATATATTGGATCATCGCTGGAAAGAGCATCTATATGCGATGGACCACCTTCGAGAAGGTATTTGGACCGTCGGTTACGGAGAAAAAAATCCTCTAGTCGAATACAAACTACAGGGATTCCGGCTTTTCGATCAAGCTATCGAAAACATGAAATATGAGATCGTCAGCTTCCTAATTCGCGTGGAAGTTACCGAGAAGACGCAACTCCCTGAAGAGAAGAAAGAATATCGGAAAGTCGGAGAAGAGTTAACCGGCGGCTTCCAGGAATTACAGGGTAATAAACCTAAAAGATCAAATTCTTCTGCGGAGCCTTTACCTGTAGCATCGGGCGGAGGAAGTTCGGAGCGTAAAACAAGTAGGAGGAAACGAAAATGA
- a CDS encoding response regulator, giving the protein MNKGYIICVDDEVSVLETLQEQLHNEFGKTHEIETARSAEEALSLLEEIQNSGFVIEVIITDQVMPGMKGADFLEAVHKQSPDSIKILLTGQAGLDSAIHAINFGGLSRYVEKPWNIEDLSRDIRSLIEKFHQNLENQHLVNELNRRIKELEEENRKLQQTGD; this is encoded by the coding sequence ATGAATAAAGGTTATATTATTTGTGTCGATGATGAAGTATCGGTTCTGGAAACACTCCAAGAGCAGCTCCATAACGAGTTCGGTAAGACTCATGAAATCGAAACGGCAAGGAGCGCAGAGGAAGCACTTTCCCTTTTGGAGGAAATCCAAAATTCCGGCTTCGTCATTGAAGTAATCATCACCGACCAAGTGATGCCGGGAATGAAGGGCGCCGACTTTCTGGAGGCCGTTCATAAGCAGTCTCCGGATTCGATTAAGATTTTACTGACCGGTCAAGCCGGTCTAGATTCGGCCATTCATGCCATTAATTTCGGAGGACTTAGTCGTTATGTCGAAAAGCCCTGGAATATTGAAGACCTTAGCCGGGATATACGGTCCCTGATAGAAAAGTTCCATCAGAACTTGGAGAACCAACACCTAGTCAATGAACTCAACCGCAGAATCAAGGAACTTGAAGAAGAAAATCGAAAACTCCAGCAAACAGGAGACTAA